One Megalops cyprinoides isolate fMegCyp1 chromosome 4, fMegCyp1.pri, whole genome shotgun sequence genomic window carries:
- the kazald3 gene encoding kazal-type serine peptidase inhibitor domain 3 has product MPWGRVILALMVMSLRRTESFPNNKLEDIEEDVQPDDFDLTLLEDETDGKNASECDRCSPELCPVAAGCRAGVVLDSCGCCPECGNLEGQSCDLDSRNSFYGVCGSDLQCKIDISDLGRGEVPEPQCVCKFQEAVCGSDGRTYMNICQFKEAAFSTAGLSIKGNGPCQTVPLIKVPPHNIVNATGSSMSFLCEVFAYPMALIEWRKDGNDVILPGDDPHISVQSRGGPMKYELSSWLQIEDLAPGDAGTYRCVAHNAMGSVSASAVLGVLGPDEMSAYLSENMSEMFGYDHSRDYDEDYY; this is encoded by the exons ATGCCATGGGGTAGAGTAATTCTTGCACTGATGGTGATGAGCCTGAGAAGGACTGAAAGCTTCCCAAACAACAAACTCGAGGACATTGAAGAGGATGTTCAACCAGACGATTTTGACCTAACGTTACTGGAGGATGAAACAGACGGCAAAAATGCGTCTGAGTGCGACCGTTGTTCGCCAGAGCTGTGTCCCGTGGCAGCgggctgcagagcaggagtTGTCTTGGACAGCTGCGGCTGTTGCCCTGAGTGCGGGAATTTGGAGGGACAGTCGTGCGATCTGGACTCCAGAAACAGCTTTTACGGTGTCTGTGGTTCAGATCTTCAGTGCAAAATCGACATCTCAGATCTGGGACGGGGAGAGGTTCCCGAGCCACAGTGTGTATGTAAATTTCAAGAGGCAGTGTGTGGTTCGGACGGCAGAACGTATATGAACATTTGTCAGTTTAAAGAGGCTGCGTTCTCTACGGCTGGACTGAGTATTAAGGGCAACGGTCCCTGCCAAACAG ttccACTGATTAAGGTTCCACCACATAACATTGTAAACGCGACCGGCAGCAGCATGTCGTTCCTGTGCGAGGTCTTCGCATATCCGATGGCGTTAATTGAATGGAGGAAGGATGGTAATGACGTAATTCTCCCGGGAGATGACCCTCACATTTCTGTACAG TCACGAGGAGGTCCCATGAAGTACGAGCTGTCCAGCTGGCTCCAGATTGAGGACCTTGCCCCAGGCGATGCGGGCACATACCGCTGTGTGGCCCACAATGCGATGGGTAGTGTCTCTGCATCGGCTGTGCTGGGAGTGCTGGGGCCAG atgagaTGTCTGCCTATTTATCGGAGAACATGTCAGAAATGTTTGGATATGACCATTCAAGAGACTATGATGAAGACTACTACTAA
- the dok2 gene encoding docking protein 2 yields MDEDIRKKGMLYIQQQRFGKKWKKVWSVIYRESSCSISRMEFFECKDCASNMEKSDRTLRKQENKKVIKLSDCIRVSEVEMEGCPKDCGPFLVETTEKLFVFAAENSELEDWTQKLCEIAFPMNWSERGTAKRNSVQRSRADPSETGMEDNSLYSRRECVPKDFKVTVRKTEASERCRLRGSFVLRADFDSLILMDPKSGDVLYTWPYRFLRRFGRDKVTFSFEAGRRCDTGEGNFEFETKQGNSLFQAVEMAINLHKNSFVPHRQQSGGVEPEPAPRPPVTKDSGVYSTVSELPMRDSPPPLQGTRSKLELPSDKLLTGVKSLTLDTRPPPRKNQVKNISSCPLINSEDQAYSQISMPREQAEPEEEVPSSKAPCRPGSQDSEYSLPFDAIAKNLMANMFLAGHLPMSGDSEREDCVDDTEVPDPLYDSIDDSVVRSVIKARSNNNNPAKVEHIYDEPEGCAAGAAKSGPTSFYDDPEEVKGYAWKLQGTAVDPSGHEYPYNPHIDDYAVPKPPMRAFPERHVEGADEEDDSPYDNVMVKVMDRGNR; encoded by the exons ATGGACGAGGACATCAGGAAGAAGGGAATGCTGTATATTCAGCAGCAGAGGTTTGGGAAG AAATGGAAGAAGGTCTGGTCTGTGATCTACAGAGAGAGCTCCTGCTCCATCTCGCGGATGGAGTTCTTTGAGTGCAAGGACTGCGCAAGCAACATGGAGAAGTCGGACAGGACCCTGCGCAAGCAAGAGAACAAGAAGGTGATCAAGCTGAGCGACTGCATCCGCGTGTCGGAGGTGGAGATGGAAGGCTGCCCCAAGGACTGCGGACCCTTCCTGGTGGAGACCACCGAGAAGCTCTTTGTGTTCGCTGCTGAGAACTCCGAGCTGGAGGACTGGACCCAGAAGCTGTGCGAGATCGCCTTCCCA ATGAACTGGAGCGAGCGAGGGACAGCGAAACGCAACAGTGTGCAGCGCTCGAGGGCGGATCCGTCAGAAACAGGAATGGAGGACAACTCTCTCTACAGCAGGAGGGAGTGTG TGCCGAAGGACTTCAAGGTGACGGTGAGGAAGACGGAGGCCTCGGAGAGGTGTCGGCTGCGTGGGTCCTTTGTCCTGCGGGCGGACTTCGACAGCCTCATTCTCATGGACCCAAAGTCAGGAGACGTGCTCTACACCTGGCCTTACCGCTTCCTCAGGAGGTTCGGTCGGGATAAG GTTACGTTCTCCTTTGAAGCGGGGCGCAGGTGTGACACTGGGGAGGGTAACTTTGAGTTTGAGACCAAGCAGGGGAACAGCCTCTTCCAAGCTGTCGAGATGGCCATCAACCTGCACAAGAACAGCTTCGTCCCCCATCGGCAGCAGTCGGGTGGGGTGGAACCGGAACCTGCCCCGAGGCCCCCAGTCACAAAGGACAGCGGTGTCTACAGCACCGTTTCTGAATTGCCGATGAGGGACAGCCCTCCTCCACTGCAGGGCACTCGATCCAAGCTGGAGCTGCCCTCTGACAAACTTCTCACGGGGGTAAAGAGCCTGACGCTGGACACCAGGCCTCCACCCCGCAAAAACCAGGTCAAGAACATCTCTAGCTGCCCGCTGATCAACAGTGAGGACCAAGCCTACTCCCAAATCTCCATGCCCCGGGAGCAGGCGGAGCCGGAAGAGGAGGTGCCATCCTCTAAGGCTCCATGCAGGCCTGGCTCTCAGGACTCTGAGTATTCCCTCCCGTTTGACGCCATTGCCAAAAATCTGATGGCCAACATGTTCCTTGCTGGCCACCTGCCTATGTCCGgggacagcgagagggaggacTGTGTAGATGACACAGAGGTTCCAGATCCTCTCTATGACTCTATTGATGATTCAGTTGTCAGGTCAGTCATCAAGGCCCGTTCCAACAACAACAATCCTGCCAAGGTGGAGCACATTTACGACGAACCAGAGGGGTGTGCAGCGGGGGCTGCTAAGAGTGGCCCTACATCCTTTTATGATGACCCGGAGGAGGTCAAAGGTTACGCGTGGAAGCTGCAGGGCACGGCGGTGGACCCAAGTGGCCACGAATATCCGTACAACCCCCACATTGATGACTACGCCGTCCCCAAGCCGCCAATGAGGGCTTTCCCAGAACGCCATGTGGAGGGAGCAGATGAGG